One Callospermophilus lateralis isolate mCalLat2 chromosome 6, mCalLat2.hap1, whole genome shotgun sequence genomic region harbors:
- the Smim29 gene encoding small integral membrane protein 29 isoform X5, with translation MSNTTVPNAPQANSDSMVMYVQKKKRVDRLRHHLLPMYSYDPAEELHEAEQELLSDVGDPKVVHGWQSGYQHKRMPLLDVKT, from the exons ATGAGTAACACCACAGTGCCCAATGCTCCCCAGGCCAACAGTGACTCCATG GTAATGTATGTGCAGAAGAAAAAGCG GGTGGACCGGCTCCGCCATCACCTGCTACCCATGTACAGCTATGACCCTGCTGAGGAGCTGCACGAGGCTGAGCAGGAGCTCCTCTCTGACGTGGGAGACCCCAAG GTTGTGCATGGCTGGCAGAGTGGCTACCAGCACAAGCGGATGCCCTTGCTTGATGTCAAGACATGA
- the Smim29 gene encoding small integral membrane protein 29 isoform X4 encodes MSNTTVPNAPQANSDSMVMYVQKKKRVDRLRHHLLPMYSYDPAEELHEAEQELLSDVGDPKCLPPQVVHGWQSGYQHKRMPLLDVKT; translated from the exons ATGAGTAACACCACAGTGCCCAATGCTCCCCAGGCCAACAGTGACTCCATG GTAATGTATGTGCAGAAGAAAAAGCG GGTGGACCGGCTCCGCCATCACCTGCTACCCATGTACAGCTATGACCCTGCTGAGGAGCTGCACGAGGCTGAGCAGGAGCTCCTCTCTGACGTGGGAGACCCCAAG TGTCTCCCCCCACAGGTTGTGCATGGCTGGCAGAGTGGCTACCAGCACAAGCGGATGCCCTTGCTTGATGTCAAGACATGA
- the Smim29 gene encoding small integral membrane protein 29 isoform X1, producing MSNTTVPNAPQANSDSMVGYVLGPFFLITLVGVVVAVVMYVQKKKRVDRLRHHLLPMYSYDPAEELHEAEQELLSDVGDPKCLPPQVVHGWQSGYQHKRMPLLDVKT from the exons ATGAGTAACACCACAGTGCCCAATGCTCCCCAGGCCAACAGTGACTCCATGGTGGGCTATGTGTTGGGGCCTTTCTTCCTCATCACCCTGGTCGGGGTGGTGGTGGCTGTG GTAATGTATGTGCAGAAGAAAAAGCG GGTGGACCGGCTCCGCCATCACCTGCTACCCATGTACAGCTATGACCCTGCTGAGGAGCTGCACGAGGCTGAGCAGGAGCTCCTCTCTGACGTGGGAGACCCCAAG TGTCTCCCCCCACAGGTTGTGCATGGCTGGCAGAGTGGCTACCAGCACAAGCGGATGCCCTTGCTTGATGTCAAGACATGA
- the Smim29 gene encoding small integral membrane protein 29 isoform X2 — translation MSNTTVPNAPQANSDSMVGYVLGPFFLITLVGVVVAVVMYVQKKKRVDRLRHHLLPMYSYDPAEELHEAEQELLSDVGDPKVVHGWQSGYQHKRMPLLDVKT, via the exons ATGAGTAACACCACAGTGCCCAATGCTCCCCAGGCCAACAGTGACTCCATGGTGGGCTATGTGTTGGGGCCTTTCTTCCTCATCACCCTGGTCGGGGTGGTGGTGGCTGTG GTAATGTATGTGCAGAAGAAAAAGCG GGTGGACCGGCTCCGCCATCACCTGCTACCCATGTACAGCTATGACCCTGCTGAGGAGCTGCACGAGGCTGAGCAGGAGCTCCTCTCTGACGTGGGAGACCCCAAG GTTGTGCATGGCTGGCAGAGTGGCTACCAGCACAAGCGGATGCCCTTGCTTGATGTCAAGACATGA
- the Smim29 gene encoding small integral membrane protein 29 isoform X3, whose translation MSNTTVPNAPQANSDSMVGYVLGPFFLITLVGVVVAVVMYVQKKKRYDPAEELHEAEQELLSDVGDPKCLPPQVVHGWQSGYQHKRMPLLDVKT comes from the exons ATGAGTAACACCACAGTGCCCAATGCTCCCCAGGCCAACAGTGACTCCATGGTGGGCTATGTGTTGGGGCCTTTCTTCCTCATCACCCTGGTCGGGGTGGTGGTGGCTGTG GTAATGTATGTGCAGAAGAAAAAGCG CTATGACCCTGCTGAGGAGCTGCACGAGGCTGAGCAGGAGCTCCTCTCTGACGTGGGAGACCCCAAG TGTCTCCCCCCACAGGTTGTGCATGGCTGGCAGAGTGGCTACCAGCACAAGCGGATGCCCTTGCTTGATGTCAAGACATGA
- the Hmga1 gene encoding high mobility group protein HMG-I/HMG-Y isoform X2, giving the protein MSESSSKSSQPLASKQEKDGTEKRGRGRPRKQPPKEPSEVPTPKRPRGRPKGSKNKGAAKTRKTTTAPGRKPRGRPKKLEKEEEEGISQESSEEEQ; this is encoded by the exons ATGAGTGAGTCAAGCTCAAAGTCCAGCCAGCCCTTGGCCTCCAAGCAGGAAAAGGATGGTACTGAGAAGCGAGGCCGGGGCAGGCCGCGCAAGCAGCCTCCG AAGGAACCCAGCGAAGTGCCAACACCCAAGAGACCTCGGGGCCGACCAAAGGGGAGCAAAAATAAGGGCGCTGCCAAGACCCGG AAAACCACCACAGCTCCAGGGAGGAAACCCAGGGGCAGACCTAAGAAACTG gagaaggaggaagaggagggcatCTCGCAGGAGTCCTCTGAAGAGGAGCAGTGA
- the Hmga1 gene encoding high mobility group protein HMG-I/HMG-Y isoform X1, whose translation MSESSSKSSQPLASKQEKDGTEKRGRGRPRKQPPVSPGTALVGSQKEPSEVPTPKRPRGRPKGSKNKGAAKTRKTTTAPGRKPRGRPKKLEKEEEEGISQESSEEEQ comes from the exons ATGAGTGAGTCAAGCTCAAAGTCCAGCCAGCCCTTGGCCTCCAAGCAGGAAAAGGATGGTACTGAGAAGCGAGGCCGGGGCAGGCCGCGCAAGCAGCCTCCGGTGAGTCCCGGGACAGCGCTGGTAGGGAGTCAG AAGGAACCCAGCGAAGTGCCAACACCCAAGAGACCTCGGGGCCGACCAAAGGGGAGCAAAAATAAGGGCGCTGCCAAGACCCGG AAAACCACCACAGCTCCAGGGAGGAAACCCAGGGGCAGACCTAAGAAACTG gagaaggaggaagaggagggcatCTCGCAGGAGTCCTCTGAAGAGGAGCAGTGA